The proteins below are encoded in one region of Sminthopsis crassicaudata isolate SCR6 chromosome 1, ASM4859323v1, whole genome shotgun sequence:
- the LOC141552188 gene encoding endogenous retrovirus group K member 6 Gag polyprotein-like, with product MGQMLAIFNPWTSADSTPAPEATSAPFRSGTIESIIKIIEEQSLLVTWVQIAKLLAALRHTSPWFLEEEKIDVDKWKLVGYEMKEFQAKNGPRSISAEVFYIYNIVQLALNYQASCRRRKSSKNEQRRKCEEKRKDQDLSLEQEDLNEELWYDSLEEASTLPREQIIDRPTSTPPSEMEEERGEEAETQTELPVKKPKPMTRLEKALVKAKREGQDISDFIHAYPVIENTDSVGKKRRRYAPLDLNKIKDLKKGCTLYGATSAYVKMLLDGLSYEVLTPNDWKSIARTCLEPGENLLWLAEFHELCKIQVRCNLEIGVNTQFTFEHLAGEGQYGENSEQIHYTMTIYEQIAKAAIKAWGVLPGQKDRGEAFTKIQQGPNEPFADFVGRLQTAVKRTIGENSATEIMTRHLAKENANEICKRIIWGLDKDAPLEEIIRRCATVGTNAFYTRTMMNVERQGPSWQGTSRETRRCFQCGKIGHLRAQCRYGDTVRRQGERRPKTPCPKCHKGLHWASEWRQSCPKSLATLSLPEPSLWQDSAKMSGDDLDAGMILVPAGHPTAYAHLTF from the coding sequence atggggcagatgttagctatattcaatccctggacctcagccgactcaaccccagccccagaagcaacctcagctccattcaggagtggtactatagagagtataatcaagataattgaggagcagagtttacttgtaacctgggtacagattgctaaactcttggctgcattaagacacacatccccttggttcttagaggaagaaaagatagatgtagataaatggaagctagtgggatatgaaatgaaagaatttcaagcaaaaaatgggcctcgatcaatttctgcagaagtattttatatctacaacatagttcaattagccttaaactatcaagcaagttgtaggagaaggaaaagttctaaaaatgaacagaggaggaagtgtgaggaaaaaaggaaagatcaagatctttccctagagcaagaggatttaaatgaggaattatggtatgattctcttgaagaagcttcaaccctgcctagagaacagattattgacaggcccacatcaaccccaccttcagagatggaggaagaaagaggggaagaggcagaaacacaaacagaattgcctgtgaagaagcctaagcctatgacaagattagaaaaagcattggttaaagctaagagagaaggacaggatataagtgattttatacatgcatatcctgtgattgaaaatactgactctgtaggtaaaaaaaggagaagatatgcacctttagatttgaataaaattaaggatttgaaaaaaggttgtaccctttatggggctacatcagcttatgtcaaaatgttactagatggtttgtcttatgaagtcctaaccccgaatgattggaaatccatagcaaggacatgtctggaacctggagaaaatttattatggcttgcggaatttcatgaattatgtaaaattcaagtcagatgcaatttggaaataggagttaacacacaattcacttttgagcacttagctggtgaaggtcagtatggagagaattcggaacagattcattataccatgacaatatatgaacaaattgctaaggctgcaataaaagcttggggtgtccttcctggacagaaagatcgtggagaggctttcactaaaatacagcaaggtcccaatgaaccttttgcagattttgtgggacgtttgcaaactgctgtcaaaagaactattggagaaaattcagctacagaaataatgaccagacatctggctaaggaaaatgccaacgagatttgcaaaagaattatatggggattagacaaagatgctcctttagaggagatcataagacgctgtgctacagtgggaacaaatgctttttacacccgcacaatgatgaacgtggaaaggcagggtccctcctggcaagggacttctagagaaactcggcgatgttttcaatgtggaaaaattgggcatctaagagctcagtgtagatatggagatacagtgagaagacagggtgagagaagacctaaaactccatgtccaaaatgtcacaagggcctccactgggcctccgaat